The Perognathus longimembris pacificus isolate PPM17 chromosome 3, ASM2315922v1, whole genome shotgun sequence nucleotide sequence CGGGGCTCCCGGGAGAGACGCGGGACGCAGGGCCGGGGGCCTGGGGTACCACGCCCCTCCCCGGACTCAGACCTAAACCCCCTTTTCTCGCTTACCGGGTCCACGAGGGGCTCCCAGCGCGTCCACTCACAGTCTTCACCACCCGGGCTACCCCGCCCCCGTTTCTACTTCCGGCCGCGGGCCGCTCTCCCAGCTGCCAACGTCCGGTCCCGGCTGTCAATCGCGGGGATACGTGGAGGGACTCGAGGGTAGGCGGGAAGGCGATGGGGGGCGGTGGCTGTGCCTCCCTCGGCTTCAGTTGTTTGGTTCACTTGGTTATGAGTTGGGTTACGtcagccgggggtgggggaggggggacgggtcagtgtccagtgtgtgtgtgtggtggggggggggaggcggggacggAGGCATCGTTCTGGGCGGGAACCAGTGTCCGGGGGCGTGGCCATTGGCGGGCGGAGACTACTGGGGGCGGGGCAGACAATGGGCGGGACCTGGATGTGGGCCTGACGTCTTGTGGGCGTGGCTTGttctgggggcggggctgggttTAACTCGGAGTAGGCTGTGTAGAGATCTCAGTCCTTTACTCAGAGGAAAAGTGATTTCTCTCTCCCTCGCCTTCCAGACATAGTGTGTACTTTCATGTATGTGCGTTCATGCTAGAATGAATGCCCGTTGTGCTTCTGAGGTACTGTTTCAGACCCTGGGACTATGGAACCAAACGTAGAATTCCCTGACCTCAGAAAACTTAGATTTTAACtgtttggcgggggtgggggaggtggccaGGGAGAGTGAGCAATGGATACCACAAATAAAATACATGCGTGTTATTTATTGACCAGttggaaggagagaaaatgagggctATGGTCTTGAGTGATCTTTACTTGATGCCGCCTTCCTTCCCTGAGAGGCCCAGTTATCTCCCAATTCTAGATTTCCAGACAGTGAGGCCTGGCTTGCCAGGCCTTTGCTGGACTTAATCACCAGCTCTAACCTCTACCCCACCAGTACAGTGCTTACCCATATTTGAAGGAATCTAGGTGGATGGATGAGGAGGCAGGGAGCCCTAGAGTGGGGAGCTAGGACTTTCACTATCTGCATCAGCCAGGGTGTAAGTAAATAGAACAATACATCCTGTAGTGGCCAGGtcactggtgcctcacgcctgtaatcccagctactcaggaaagtgTACACATAGAACTCTGCTACTCTGCCACAGATGGTATGGTTCCTGCAGTCGTCAATGGGCCATGATAGGAGGTCTGGGATGGCATGTCTGGAGCCATGAACTTGGCagagggggcagagagagagtTCTTCATGAAGAGCTGGAAGAGCTGGATGAAAGTTGAGACCTCAGATCCTGGAAGTATCTGCTGACTTCAGTTCTTTTAAGACTGCCTCTTTAGACTAGGCATGAATGTGAGTGGTGGAGATTTAAGCTGGAGATCACTAGTTTGGGCATGTGTGCAATCAGAGCCTGTATTCTATTGttttgcttgctctctctctctctctctctttctctgcctctctctctccccctccccctctccttccctctcatactggtactagaatttgaactcaaaggCTAGAGCTCACTCAGCTTATCTGCTCATgcttactgctctaccacttgagccatgcctccagcaaaggtttttgctggttattttggttttttttttgtttgtttttttttggccagtcctgggccttggactcagggcctaagcactgtccctggcttcttcccgctcaaggctagcactctgccacttgagccacagcgccgcttctggccgtttttttctgtatatgtggtgctggggaatcaaacctagggcctcgggtataccaaggcaggcactcttgccactaggctatatccccagcccctttgctggttattttggagatagtctcatggactttctgcccaggctggcttcaaaccatgaccctctcaatttcagcctcctgaatagttatggTGACAGGTGTCAGCTTCCAGCCTCCAGCCTTTTTTCATCCTCTTCTTGTGTGactttccttttttgctgttcTCTCCACCTGTCTCATGTCTTTGTTTATATCTACCTctgcctctcttttctttcttctctctcccttttcctctttcctcctcctacctccatcctctctttccttattcttcctcctttctcttttatgctctccttccctctctcaaaTATACCTGCTCCATATTTAGATTTTACAAGGTTCACatatgtagccaggtgctggtggctcacacctataatcccagctattcaggaggttgagttttttcttttttttacaaatgaggtTGAGATCTTTGAATCGTAGTGTAAAGCCAGATGaaacaggaaaatccacgagactcttatctcaaatgaaccaccaaaaagccagaagtagagctatgggtcagagcaccagctttgagtaaacataatgaagctcaggaactgtgcctaagccgtgagttcaagcccaaagattaGCATACACcttaaaaaaatccacaaatgTAAATCACAATTCAAGTCATTCTAAATATATGTGAAAGTGTTCCCCTTGAAGGTGGTGTCAGCTGACAAATGAAAAGTTCCTTTCCCatctaacaacaacaaagggTCATTATGACCTTATGGGGGTGGGGAAGCAGCCATGGAATGTGATGCTCAGATGGAAGATTGGAGATGGAAGGTTTTGATGTGGTTTGCAGAGCTGGCTGGAGGTAAGGTGTGAGAGAAAGATGAGGTAGAGGGGCCTGACTTCTGGGGTTTAGGCTGAgcagaagggggagaaggaagtggCTGGAGATCACAAGAAGGCAGGGCCAATGCAATCTCTGGGTCACTGGGAGAAATATAGGCATATTTAAATAAGGAAGGACATTGggtggaactagggaagaggaagattgctccattgtaatatggaggtcatgagactataaggaaggaaggaaagattcaGGAAATTTTagttaataagagagaaaaatgagaaccaATGGGTGATTATTACTGATTCAGCCACTAGGGCCCTCctctatcccccacccccaccccagtttcAACCTGGTGGTTTGAAATTTTCCCAGTGAAATAGCAGGGATGTTTAAAGACAATTGGActgtatatgaagaaaataataataaaagaaagcagAGCAGGATTTGGGGAAACTCAATATGCTAACACATACAAAGAATGAGTATACAAAGAATGAGTATATGTGATAGAGCAGCCTCATGAACTAGaagggaataaagaaaatatggtacataaatACAATGGAGTATTTAGCCATAAAAAATGTCATTTGTAGAAGAGTAGAGAAAATGAGATCATCACGTTAAAGCAAAATGACCTGGACTGAGGATAAATATCATACATTCTCAATATATGGATCTAAGAGTGTCAAGTGGGGGCTGTTTGGAACTGGGAGCCAGTGAGAAGGAAACACCAAGGAAGATGATGAAAGGGGGTGACTGATCCAAGTGCTTAAAACACACATATGAAAACATTAatgaagccgggcaccagtggctcatgactataatcctagctactctagaggctgagatctggggattgaggttcaaagccagcctgggcaggaaattctgtgacacttttatctccagtaaaccagcaaaaagctggaagtggagctatgactcaagtggtagggattttcttccctggactggctttgaatcctcagatctcagcccctggaggagctgggattacaggcgcgagccacctcACCCAGCTATCACTGATGATCTCCATCCGGCTTCCCAACTTGTCTGTTTATAGGGGTAGAGGACAAGTCTGATGGCCAAGATTTCTGAGAGGAAACCAAATGACTGTGCCCACCCACCCGACCCAAAGCTTACCTTGAGCCTCTCCATCCCCTTGCGGATGTCCAACTGGATATCCTTTAAGAGGCCAGTTACTAAAATTACATCACATCTGGGCAATGAGGTTAGGTCTGACTACTGGGAGGAGAATCTGGAGAAACCCCAACAACTGTGTTGGCAGAACAGGCTTCAAGGAGTCCAGGCCTACGGCAGCGTGGGGGATCTTTTAAGTACTTTAGATCTGGTCAAAGCCTTACAAAAACACATGAGAGGCGGAACAGCAGGTGTTCACACCAAGCAGGCTTCATCATCGCCCTGCATGGAGATGGGTCCGGCCAAAGCAGGGTTGCATGTGCCACCGTTCCTCTGCAAAGAATTTCTGGTCACTGAGGAAGATATAAAGACCCAGGAAAAGAAGGTGAAGGCAGCAAGAGAGAGGCTGGCTCTAGCTCTGCTTGTGGACAGGCTCGCCAGTGAGGCGGAGATGCAGAAGAGACTGAGAAAGGAGAAATGATCATTGCCACTGATCCAAAATGGACCTGGGCCCTGGGGCAAGGTTTCCTTGCAGTCTGGGATTGCTTTGGGATTTGAATTTCttgaaactttaaaataaatattttattaaatctcTTTGTGTAACACAAGAGTAGACAGGGtgatttctctcctctcctcttctttcctttccccttctcttcccttattGTAGAGGTCAAGCTAATCTTGAACTCAaagtccttccttcattttccaagggttagcattacaggtgtacacCGCCCTACccgtctgtctttttctctttaactGTGGGATCTGTCCCTGCATGGACACTTATTTAAATCTCTTTCCAATGGCCACGGGAGGTGAGGACTGAGTTTAATTGAAAGACTTGCTTACACAGAAGGAGTCTTGTTCATTGGCCACATTTAAGGGGTCAGAAAGTACAGGTTTGATGGGTGTTTTGCTTACAGAGCAAAGAGCACATAGCAAAGGGGACAGATAACAGGGTACCCAGAAGGAGGAAAACAAGTACTCACAGACACTcagcctggttttttttttttgtttttttttgccagtcctgggccttgaactcagggcctgagccactgtccttggcttcttcttgctcaaggctagcactctgccacttgagccacagcgccacttctggccgttttctgtatatgtggtgctggggaatcgaacccagggcctcatgtatacaaggcaagcactcttgccactaggccatatccccagcccttcagcctgtcttttgacagaatcACTGTGCCATGTCACACATATTAGAATGCTGCATCATTACAAGATAATCACACAACCAGCCATTTTCTGTGGGCATTAGGTATTCTCCATGCATGTTATTTACTCATATTGGGGGTCCCAGGGTTTCCACATTTGACTTACTTCTTGGTGCCATCCTGAGGGCTTGAAtttatggcctgggcactgtccctgagctctttcgctcaaggctagtgctttaccactttgagccacagtgtcacttctggttttcacagacttttctgtttgggctggttttaaccttgatcctcagatctcagcctcctgagaatctaggattacaggcatgagccactagcacccagcagtcCCTATAGTTAACAGATAGTTTGTATCCCTAGTGATTATCTTACCTTTCAGAGTCCTCATCTCTTTAGCTATCGAATGGGAGCAAATCCATGGTCTCtttgtcattttgtgtgtgtgctgccttcaacccagggccagggtgctgtccctaggctctttgcttaaggttagtgctctatcactttgagccacagcaccacttctggtttttgtggtggttcactggcgataagagtctcttggactttcttgccagggctggctttgaaccctgatccttggatctcagcttcctgagtagtgggattataggtgtgagccaccagtgcctggctttttatctattctgtgttgtttttaaaCAGAACCTAAAGAACTGATAAAAAATAGAAACTGATTCTCTCAAGAGTGTGGGAGTTGTGACTCCACACTCTGTCTCTCAACAGAGATGGGTGTGGCAGTTGGCATTGGTGCCATGGGCAGACATGTACTGGGTAGTAGGAAGTGAAAAATCAAATGGAAACAGGATTATCATTTTCATATAATGACAATGTCTAcactagtttattattattagcatTAGTAGTAGTATTTGTAGTATCCAATTTTGTTGTACCTGAGGGACACCATGATATAAAAAACCAAA carries:
- the LOC125347669 gene encoding methyl-CpG-binding domain protein 3-like 1, producing the protein MAKISERKPNDCAHPPDPKLTLSLSIPLRMSNWISFKRPVTKITSHLGNEVRSDYWEENLEKPQQLCWQNRLQGVQAYGSVGDLLSTLDLVKALQKHMRGGTAGVHTKQASSSPCMEMGPAKAGLHVPPFLCKEFLVTEEDIKTQEKKVKAARERLALALLVDRLASEAEMQKRLRKEK